CTGGGGAAATGGGAAGcacagcaaggaggaggaggcgaGGAAGGCTCGCTTCCCAGCATGGCTCTGCCAGCATTTTGTAGCTCCTCCCTCCCAACCAGACCCGCTCAGACTCACGGTGGACTTTTGCCATCCAAAAGCTGTGACCTTTCCTGAAACCCTTGGCTTTGGACAGCACGCCTGCGTGACCCCAGGCGAGCCCCCTCCGCTCGCTCCCCGCCTGGGAACCGCATTCGTTTCCACCCAAGATGAGCCACGCTCTGGCTCGGCACCTGCAGATAGTCAAAGcctttcatttcttcaaatCTCATTAAGGTTTTGCAAAAAGAAGCCCCGAGTGGGGCTTAGCATCTGCAGGGCCCTGATAACGGGGCGGCAGGCGGTGCCTCACGCCGGCTGACCCGAGGAGGAGCTGCCACGGGGTGCGGGGCTGACATCTCCCACTGGCTCCCCAGAAGGACTCAAATGGGGGGGTTtgtccacaaaaaaaaaaaaaaccaaaaccaattaGAACCAAGCCTGAGTAGGCTGTATAGgaacagggaggggagggggacagcCAGGACCCTGCCATCCTTTACATGATTTTCTGCCTGTGCTACAGCAGCAATGGGGAGCAGAGCCCCCATCCCCGGCCCCAGGAAACACACTGTCGGATGGACAGACTGCccaaggaggggaggaaagctCCTGCCGTCCCCGTTTCCAGGGGGGGCTTAAGGCACGGGAAGATCAAAGGCTCATCTTCCCGGCTGCGGCAGATTTGTACTTTCCTGTgtgcttctctttgtttttttaaagccttcacCACCTCGGATGCTGTGCGCTGGACAAGCCCTTTTGCCTGCCAGGGTCCCCATCTGTTTGTCCTGCTGGGGAAATGGGGATGCATTGGGGATCACCGCAGCTTTCCCCTCTGCTAGAGACGTTCCTTGGAGCCCTTGGGTGAGGATGAGCTCCGAGTGCAGGCACCAGCTCTGCCCCCTCCGTCCCTGCCCAGAGCAGCCGGCCAGGCTGGCTTTCTCGAGCGATGGGATTTGGGGAGCTCAGTGGTGGCATTTCCCAGCCAGCACAAGCTCAGGAGACCCCAGCATCTCCCGAGGGGCTTCCCGCACCCTGCCAGACCCCTCTGGAAAGGGTCCCACGCAGGCAGGGAGCACGGTACCTGTCTTTACTTTTTGTTCAGTTATTTCAGTGGATTAGCTGTAGCTGGGTTTTCTAGCACTTGCCTTCCGGACAGGGCGGCACACAGAGCCATGTGCCCCGGGCGGGAAGGCTCGTCCCCTCCCTGGACCCCCCCAACAGTGTTTTCCCTGGGGAGGGAACGTTGTACATGCAGTTTGTCGGTAGCACACCCTTGTGTAACTGTCACCCAGGACTCCCTAATGACTTTGTTTTGACTTGCACGAGAGGTATTTAATCCATCCCGAGACGCAGGATTTCCCAGGATTATTCCCGAGAGCGCACGCATCGCTCTGCGGCCCCGGATTAGCCTAAACCCGTCCATGGTGACACCTCCCCAGggaggggtgggcaggggcGGCCGGGGGTCCAGGACCTGGCCACGTACCTTCCCGGCAGAGCCCTGGACCGGGTCGTGGTGTGTAGCAGTGCCGTGAAGTCTAGGTCGTGTGTGAGTGGTGTCCAACGCTGTACATGTGGACTTTCTAAACTCCTTAATAAAAGGAACTCATCGTTAGCTGGCGTGTCGTCAGCTGTACCCACGGCGCGGTGCGGGGACGTTGCCGGAGGAACCTGCCGTGGGACCTCGGGGTGGCAGGTCTGGGTGCTGAGGGGACCCGCTCCCCCCTGCCTGCGCTGATGGGCAGAGCCGAGCGATGCCCCCGGCCCCTTCCTGCTGAGCAGCGGGGTGCTGCCCACCCCACACCCTGCCCCAGGCCAGAGCCGGGAGGGGACAGCTGAGCGTCAGGCGCTGGGGACCACGCTTTAGCACGGGTGGCCGAGGACAGGGGACGCACTCAGGATTGTCCATGTGGGCCCAGTCCCTGCGCAGGTCTGGGGGTGCCTGTGCACCCCACCACACTTGCACGCACGTCTGGGACCCCAACAGCCGCACACGGCGTGCGCCAGCCAAGGGGGCGGGGGACACTCGTGCCCCTGGACGAGACCCTTCCTCCCACCAGCATCGCCACCAGCTGCCGGTGACTCAAGGCCAGCTCCAGCACGCTGCGCACCCGGCCTCTCCTCCAAATGAGGTGGCAAACGAAGGAGGCGCGTTAATCAGCGGTGGTGCTGCACTCCCATTGTGGCGGCTCGGCCAGCCCCCGTCCCCCtctccagccccctccccgccgggatcccagcctctgctctgtgcagcCACAGCCCCGCGAGCCGACCACACACTCGAGGGGTGACACGGCAATTAGCGATGGCGGGTATTTAACGGTGGGTGAAGCGGGCTGGCCAGCTCAGTCTGGGCACGATCTCGGAGTGACAcggagcagggccagggcaggCGGCACTGGGGCATCGCCCGAGACGGAGAGGTGAGTCGCTGGCGGCcgtctgtgtgtctgtctgtctgtcttccccCTGTGCCTGCATTGCACCCTGCCTCGACAGGCAGCGCAGCCAGCCAGGAGGTGAAGGCTggtgggaggcagctgggggcagcaggcagggctgggcagggcaccCACCAACACCCACCAGCCCCTGGAACGGGACTGGGCAGCACCGATTGCTGGTGCTGGGAAGGTGCTCCCTGCTCTGGCTGCACCCAGCAATTTGGCTCCACGACGGACAACCGGGTGCAAAAGGGGAGAGCGCAGAGTGGCGGCAAGGTGTGAACGAGGCAGGGAGCACCCCAAAGCACAGCCCACGGGTCGGGGGGTtgctggggagggcaggcaggggcttgGGCTCAGCTGGGTCCGGCGCAGGAGCGAGGAgcacccacagcagccccccACTCTGCAAGCACAGGGTAGACACCCCGGCCCCCATCACCAGCAGTGACTTCTAAGGCAACAtctgcagcaaaaaaataataataaaaaaccccatttccCCTTTCTGAGCCTttgtgggaggaggaaggggaggcagagcagccctgctcacGCTCAAGGTCACCCCGGGTGCCTGCGGCATTGCTGCACGCGGCCCAGGACCGCGCTCCCTCCCGCCCTGCTCAGCAGACCCTGCTGCCAGCGGGGCCCCTCCGAGCCCCATAAAGCAGAGGGATGTCGAGCACCTTCCTCTGCGCTCGCATTAGCCAGGCACCGCAGGTAGGACCTGCGCGATGGAAAGATGAAGCGGGTTCAGGTGAATGCACTTAAATCCTCCCCGCAGGGTCTCTGTGAGGAGCTGGCGGCTCCGGAGCCCATCAGCCTGCCCGGCTAATCGCCCGCTCAGCCACCCCATCCGAGCAGGGCTCTTGGCTGCCAACCAGGGCAGTAGCTGCAAGGCTGTAATTTGTGAGCACAGAACGGTTAAAGGTGAAGGGGAGGGGGTCTGaaggaggcaggggagaggcaggggagaggcagagtGAGCTCAgaccaccccccccagcactctcgctgcagctgggtgctggggtggaggctgcaggagcagcggTGGGTGCTGGAGGGGGTTTCTCGGAGCCCCCCTGCAGCCACAggtccttgctgctgctttagcCGCTGCCCGAGGATGCTTTGTGGTTTACCGACGtgtctttcccttcctctgcttcccctAGATGAGAGCACCCTACTCGCTgtcctgcctcttcctcctgagCCTGGGTACCTGCTTCCCTCCCAGTGAGCGCCAGGAGCCGGGAGACCCTGGGGAAGGGACCCCACTCCAGCCCAGCTGGGAAGCGGCGGCTGAGGACTCGGGTacctgctggagggcaggagcGAAGCGGAGACGCAGCGAGGAGCTCAGCGCGCTGCTGGGCATCGCCCGGGAGCTGCGGGGCTACAGCAaggagggcagcaggcagcggctgggcaggcaggggggctCCGAGCTGCTGCCGGTGGGAGGGGAGAAGCGCAGCGGCACGCTGGGGAACCTGGCCGAGGAGCTCAATGGctacaacaggaaaaaagggggCTTCACCTTCCGCTTTGGGAGATGAGGGCCTGGACTCGACCCCTCACCTCCTGCAGGTCGCCCCGTCTGGTCCTTCCCTTCCATCTCACCTAGGTTTGCTTGGACAAAACGGTAGTGGGGGGGGTTCGCTGCTGGGATTgccttggggaggggggacatCGCGTTTGCTCCACTTCCAGCCCTGCCACAGATCTCGCATCCCCGTTCCCAGCCGGTGCaatggaagaagaggaggatgcCTTAAAAAGAAGCCACCGCATCCTTTCCCCAGTCACACGCGGCCTTTGCTGGGGCACGGTGCAAGCGCCCTGTGCCAGGTCTCCAGCACTGCAGTGCAGGCAGTGAGCAGGGATGCCACCGCgggacaggcagagctggcagggccAGGCGTCGAGGCTGGAGGTAGGTGGGCTGACGGGTTACAGCGGGATAGTCCTGGTGGTGACAGTCCCCTGGGGACTGCCTGTAGCTGCcggccagggcagggctgtcAGGGAGGAGCAGGTCCCTCAGAGCTCTCCGCGGAGTCGCAGAgttgctgctctcctgcctaTTACAGAAAAGTCCCTCCGGCAGCAAATTCTGCTTAGTGTCAAGATGCCACTTAGAAGAGCCGGCTCCTATGTGCAAACCAGGCCAGAGCAGCGGGGCTTGAGAAAATCTTGTCCTTAGAAATCCCTGATGTGAGCACggaaacctgccctggcatcaCCAGTCCTGCTGCAGTCCCACCGCCCTGCTCACGCCCCGACCCTGAGACCCATCCTCAGGTGCCACCAGAGTCCTTGCGAGGGTGAGATGGTGATGACCGACCTTCAGCCCCCTTGACACATCACCCCAGCGCCTGCCTGCAAGCCTGGCCCTTCCTAACCCCCTTCCTCACCTCATCACCACCTATTCCCAGCCGTAGCCACTGCAGAAACTTGGGTGCAGAGGGGCTGAAACAAGGACCCCTGCACCTACCCGGGGCCACCAACGGGTGCTCGGTGTCCTCCTGCTCTCCTGTCCTCCCTCCTGCCAACGGTGCAGCTTGGGGAATCTCCAACCCCAAAAGCCAGCACAGCCACGGCTGCAAAGGACAAGCCCCACTCTTCAGCGAGTGCCTTCTCCTACTTTGGGCAGATTTAGCTCTGCCGGTGCCAGCAACGACATTTGCTtttgtgcctgctgctgcaggcagagataTTAGTAATCAGAGGTCTAACTACCTGGCTTGCAGGCACTAACGGCAAGTTAGACACCTAACGACTGCTAATATTTCATTGCAGGCACAAAAATTAAGCAGGGCAATTATTTGCAAGTGCTAAATTGCATCCTCAAAACCAAAGACCGTGGCAGGACTTggttaggaggaaaaaaaaaaaaaaatcaggctccAAGAAGTGTATTGTAATATCCATCAAGCAGACAGACCACTTAATACAGTGCTGCCGGGACCAGCGTGAGCTGTTCTCGCAGCAGGAGCGGCGTGTAAGCGAAGGCTGAACGGAGGCGAGCTGGGACCAGCAGGCAAACACCAGCCGTGGGGCAGCCAGGTCTAGGGAGGAGCGATGGCGGGGCGAGAGCAGGCTCCTCCGGGGAGCTACGCGTGGGTCACAGCCCCACGGGTGCAGAACGGGAGGGACTCCGGATTTGCAGGGATACAGATGATGCCAGGATTTGGCCCTTGCACAAGGATGGTGCCGGCTGCGAGGGTGAAGAAGggcattttccttccctgcatcTCAGCTGCAGTAACCATCTCGCACCACGGGGACCACAGCAGCGACCAACAAACGCGATGGCACTCGGGGTGGCTGAGCCCATGCAGCCCACCCCCCGgccacccccaaacccacctcCAATCCCTCCTGACTCCCACCCCACCAAAGGCCACCGGTTCAGGGGACGCAGGCGCAGCGCTCGCATCACGCAGCACAGACGGGAGCTTTATCGATGTTTCTATGGCaacatcttccccccccccccccctttcttttgaGTGTTCAAACCATCAATAAATATGCACTGATCAATTTTACCCTGCGCTGGAgttgggggaggagggatgggagggaggaaggggaaagagttTTGGAGCAACGCTGGGTTAGTGAGGGCTGGTAAATCCATGCCGTGATGGATCGTTGCAGGGAAAAGTGGCACCGTCTGCTGcgggaagagaaaggaaacctGCTGAGcgatgctggggctgggggggatgcCTGGGCTCCTGCTCTCAAGtccaggagaggaaaagggtCAGAGCAGCATGATAAAACCCCACGCATAACGAGGCTTTGATTGAAGCTCAATAACTCTCTGTATAacttatttaaaagtaaaagccAGTGCTTCCCACAGCGCTTACCTGGCGGGTGGGACAGAGCTGGGCTCAGCCCGTGCGCCCGGGGGGGTCCTCGAtgggcagctctgtgctgcaggggCAAAGCCATCACCCTCCTCACCCGCCGGGAGGAAGGGGGCTCCGGGCAGGCGAGGGGCTGCGGCACCCCCAGAGCACCCCTTGGCAAGCGTTAGGATGGCCGATGTGCTTGGGAAACGGCAGCGCTCCAGGCTCTTCGTTATTGCTCTTGGTGATTGAGACTGGGGGGAAAGAGGAGGTAAAAGCGAATGGAAAATAACTGCCTGGAGTCTGGGGGTGTTgtctgggaggaaggagggggaacACACCAGGAGTGACCCCTGGAAGGCTGGAAAGCCCATCCCTGCATGCTGGACATGGTGCCTCCCCATCCAGCTCCCATGGGAACATACGCCCCCTCCCAATTCCTCCCCTCCCAGGTCCCACGGTGGGGCAGCTCCCAGGGGGAAACCCAGACCCCCAACACCTTTGAGAGCAGGAGAGCTCGGAACCCACCTGCACGCCGAACTGTAAGGAGCCGGATTCATCGTGGCATGGCCAGGCAGAGCGGAGTGTGGACCAGGCCAGGACAACACGCCTGGAGCACTGGCACCACCGCCTGCAGGGCAGCCCACCAAGGCACAGCATCAGATAGGCGCTGGATCCTTCTACACAAGGCCAGCAGACCCAGCCAGCAAGGACCGATGCAGACACTTGCTGCCATCACCACCGCTGCTGGGACCCTCTGTGAAACACCCCGTTATCCTTCCCTGACCAGGGTACAACCCTCAGCCTTGTCCCGGCCCCACCTCCGCTCATCCGCTCCGTTCCCGCAGGCTGCTCCTCTGTCCCACGCAGACCTGCGgcacttacacacacacacacacacacggagcAGCAAATCTCAGAGACCCGAGTGGATTCTCTGTGAGAAAGAGCCCAATTTAATCACATCCGAGGGACTCATGAAGGGGCTAATGCATCATAACTGGGTCATTCAGCACTGCGGCTTCGGGAGCACAGGTAGGACCTTTATCAGCAGAGCGGCTGTTAGGACAAACACGTAACCTTCAACAGGGGGGCGATTGCTGGGAAAACACATCAGCGTAGCCTGGTTTACAGGCAAACTTTCTGCTGAGCTGGATCTATCGTTGAAAAAACCCTGAGCAGCACTCCACTCCCGGGAGGACAGGTTTGAGCCCAGCCTAAACAGTCAAACGATTTGCAGGGCTGTCCTTCACCCACGGCTTCAGGGGCACCAATGCCACCAATGCACGTGTGACGCCAGGAAACCTCTCCTCAGAGGTGACACAGCGCTTAAgtacattttcctcttttttcagttgtgaaaGGATTAATGTCAACGAAGGAAGAGGCTGTCAGCTGGCCCCTGATCATCGCCGGGGGCACGCAGTGCTCCTGCACACCCGAGTGCCGCTGGTCCAGCAGCATCTCTACAAGACAGGCTGCCACACCAGCCtacccttaattttttttatttttttgggaaAAGGAGCAAGTATAAGCCACTGACCACGTTTTACATCTTGTGACAAGCAACTTCTCTACAAAAGGCAGGATGACAttaaaggaaaacttaaaagaGTGAACATTGTAATTTCAAAGacatgaaaaccaaaacaaaaacacaaacagcTATTTTTCCCCCAGAGCACTCTCACTTTCAAGCTCAATAGCCTTGAAAATTGGAGCAATCAAACTGTTAAATGCATCGATCTGTTAAATCAACTCCTACTGTACTTGGCTAAATTTAGCCTTTAATCCCCTCTCCTTCACTCCCAACACTGCAGATCCCGGGGCTTTCCCCAGCCAGGTCACCCGGCCTCTGCCTTCCCACGACACCACGGGCTGGTCCCTAAGCAAGCAGCGATGGAGATCATCTCCCCTCAGCTCACAACCACTCATCCTATTCAAGTCTTTATGCTAGGGATGTATACAGAGAGCAGCACGGATATTGGTCTTTGCCAGGGTCATCATCACAAAACCACCAGGTACCCCCTGCAGCTCCGCACGCACATTCACCGGACACCACCGCTTTGCTGAGAGCGGCCCGAGCCTTACCAAGCACAGGCCACCAACTGCATTTAAACTTGCCaacagcatcctcctcctcttttcatcttcttcagGCTCATTTAGAAGCAGCCCGATGCAATCACCGTCACAGCAAGACAAGGTTTCCAATGAGCCTTGTTCCCACAGCCCAGGAGCGAGCGGTTCCCTGTGCCAGGACCCACAGATTTCACCAGGGACTTGTTGGGGGGATTAGAAATCGGGTGAGCTCGGTTATAACCCTAAAATGTCACTGAGCAACTGCAGGACCTCGGGCACATCTGCCCTTGCTTCCTTCTCACCCTTTTTTAGTCTTTAGCATCTTCATTAATCAAGGCAGTATCTCATTTTAGAGGCTGCCTAGTACCTGGACACGTCCCCCCCTCAAGATTTGCTGGAAAGGCTGAAGGGAggttgaaaacagaaaataaggatgGACAGCCAGAAatgagggaaggagcagccagAACCGTCTGAGGAGAGAAACCCACAGGTGGTTTcatggcagaggaggagggaaaaccAACAGCAGCTAAATTACAGAATACAAACAattaacaggaagaaaagtttaAGTGAAAATCTCTGATTCAAATCTCACTGAAGACAACAGCAAAGTCTTTGCTTCAAAAGAGGAGATGACACAGTCTTTCTTCTGTGCATCTCTTTTCAGAGCCAAATCAAAAGGACATAGAAAGGTGCTGCTGCTTGGCTCTGACCAGCCTGCTGTACCACCCAAACAGGGAACCCCTATTTTCAGGTGCGGAGTCTAAGAGGAGGTAACTGGGTTTGAAAAGCCTTGCTAACAGACAAACACGGGTTTTCCTCaacattgatttatttttaaatatactacGCAAGAGAgactggaataaaaaataaatcaaaaaaatgaaaaatagagaaagagaggaggaagaattgAAAGTCGTGTACAGAAACAATCTGTACCGGACCAAATTAAAGGGGAAACAACCCCCTTAAGTATCACAGAGATGAAGGACAGAGCTATTTACACACTGTAAAAAAGACAAGTCTACAAAAGTGTGTAATAACGAGATACAAATGTATAATATAGTGGCACAATATGTTATCAAAGTAAAAACAGTACCTCCAGGAAAGAGACAGTccaagggttggggtttttttttttctccttacatttttaaaggcagccTGTGGCAGAagtgtgtattttcttttgaacattTGTCATGTGTTAAGTCATGGCTGTTTGTGAGGGCGAGAAGTGGCGTGAACACACACAGGTGAACTAATAGAATCatatacaaaacaaacagtTCCAAAGAGAACAGCATAAAATACAATTGAAGGCAATTAGTGTTTAAGATACACAAGAGGAGTCACAAGAGTTACAGGGGAACAGgacatggaaaatgttttttttctcctgtttggaACTGTTAAGAGGAGTTAAATTGCACTGTTAATAGCCCTAAACCTTGTTCTTTCACTACTGTCACAAGTCACAGTTAGTTCCCAGTCGTGTTGCATTAGTTGGGAAGGTCACAGGACCTTGGTAAGGAAGCCCAGGAGTCCTGCTGTCAGCGTTTTGTGGCACTGTCCTCGGGAGATGCACCCAAGAGAAGTGTCTGCAGTCTTCACAGATCCTTGTTTGATGCTGGATGGAACCACACCGGCATGAAGGTAGTGACGGTTTTAACCCCAAAGTACTGGCATTTGAGCCCTTCACAGGGAGTAAGCACTGGCATGGGAAGGGAGGCACCGTGGTCCCTCAAAGCACGGGTCTCTaaggggcaggagaggggggGAAGCAGAAGCCAGGCCCCATCTCTGcttacagaacaaaaaaagtctgGATATTCAACTAGAGAAACAGCAGTTCTCACCCATCTGCGATGCGCAAGCTCAGCTGAAACAACTGCTGGAGGCACAGTGGTATCTCCGAACTCATCCCAACCTGCATCTCCCCCAGCTGCATCCCTCGCCTTCCAGGGAGCGATGCCTTGCTCAGCACCAGCACCTACTGCTCCCAGACCTGCTCTGCAACTCTCCACCCCAAACGTCAGCCCGATTAACATTAGGTATCATGAGAGTGCGACAGCAACATCCTTCTTCAGACCTTCTCCAGTCCTTTTTTGCTACCAAGGGAAATTCGCAAACAGGCTCCCCTGCCACTACATTAGCGGGTGCTGTCTGCAACATTTTGAACCCAAGCAATTCATTTGGGCTCAACAACATTAAGAAATtattgaaaacacagaaacaaagggCCGCAGGTAGAATCATAGGAAGAATTTGGGCAAACATCACTTGTAGCattctgtcattaaaaaaaccttacatCAACAATTTTCCCCCCCTTCCATCCCAAGCGCCAAATCTGTTGCATTAATGTCAGGTAAATGTCAGACTCGGGCCAGGGACATGTGCTGCAACACTCCCAAAAACCACAGTGGGTATATTGCTATTCAAACACTCATCCTCGTGTAcagtggggcagagggaagggacaAAAATGCAGTAGAAAGTCCTCCTGAGGAGGATGGCAACTCGGTGTCCATCAGTCTGGCTTCAGTCTTAATGGTCTGTCcagaacaataaaatattaataaaaaggcATGGTGTGACATCAGCATTTAGACTTGTAGTCCACAAGGCAAGAACTCCACAGATAAGATGATTACGAGTATATGAAACACAGGGAATCTGAGTTCAGAGGGTGGAAAGTGCCTCTTGAACACAGCCCTGCCCCTTGGAGCTGGGGCATCCACTCAGTCTGTGTCTTTTGCACAGCCCTAACCTGAACGCCCCGGTCTTTTGTCAGTCCACATATGTTACTCTCTCCACAGCTGGCTTTGGCCCAttgtgatttattattttttttaacctggtttCTGCTACCTCTGAACAATGTCGCTGATTTCTTTCACCGAACTCAGAAGTTTGCTAAAGTCTTGGGTGGCTGCAGGACCACTGCCAGCTGTTGCTGGGCAGATCTGAAGCTCCCGTAGGTTATTCTCCAGCTTGTTGATGGCTTCCCGAAAGGCAAATTTGTTCCTCATCTGCTGAATGGAGTCCACATAGCTCACGCAGAAGGTGTAGAGGTTCTTGCCAGCCTCCAAGACAGCGCTGTGGCTTGCCATTTGCTCAGAGTTCTTGCTGATGGCGATCCGTAGAGCCTCGGTGCTTTCCAACACCACTCCTTTCGTGATGGTGCCACTGGCAATCCTCTCCGGGGGCTGCCGGGTCTTCCGCAGCGAGACCCTGGTGGATATGAGAGGGATGAAGGCTGTAGATGATGGCTGGTCCCCACCTGGGGCAGAGGGTACAGAtgaggaagaggcagctggGGTTGCTGTGCTCATCAGCAGCTTTGTAGAGGACTGTGGCTTTGGTACAGAGGGGATCCCCAGCTTTTTCACACCTTCCCCTGACTGGTTTGGCTTGACAGCATCGCTGCTCGCAGCATCTCCAACCTGAGTCAACTGTTTGGATTTTGGCCCAGACAccacatctgctgctgctgcttcatggCTGGGACTGTGAGATACTTTCCCAGGCTTGCCAATGGAGGACGAAGACAGTGGAAGCGGAGGGGCCGGTTTCAGCTTCGATAACTTCCCTTTGTCCTTCCCTGCTGACTCTGAGGTCTGCTTGAGCCTCCTCAGTCGCGGCTCCTCAGAGGAAGCCTTGCTGGCACCCACGAACCCAGCGGGGTTGGGTTTCGCAGCAGAACCTTGGTCCATCGTCACAGTGGTACCTAAGGCACTGGATTTGACCCCATCGTCCTTGTGGAGcatgctggaggaaggaggggcagCAGGTTGTCTACGGCCAAGTTTTGGCGTCAGAGtgggagggctggagccagGGCTCGACTCTGCATCTTTGAACACATCATCAGTggtctcttcatttttcttaagcaGCCGTGGAGGAGGGGTCAC
This genomic stretch from Balearica regulorum gibbericeps isolate bBalReg1 chromosome 20, bBalReg1.pri, whole genome shotgun sequence harbors:
- the QRFP gene encoding orexigenic neuropeptide QRFP, translating into MRAPYSLSCLFLLSLGTCFPPSERQEPGDPGEGTPLQPSWEAAAEDSGTCWRAGAKRRRSEELSALLGIARELRGYSKEGSRQRLGRQGGSELLPVGGEKRSGTLGNLAEELNGYNRKKGGFTFRFGR